A window of Ictidomys tridecemlineatus isolate mIctTri1 chromosome 15, mIctTri1.hap1, whole genome shotgun sequence contains these coding sequences:
- the Znf792 gene encoding zinc finger protein 792 isoform X2, translated as MVTILGCVTFEDVTIYFSQEEWGLLDEAQRLLYCDVMLENFALTASLGLTSFRSHIVGQLNMGKEPWVPDRVDMTTAMARGAYGRPGSDLCHGREGEKLPSEQSVSVEGVSQDRNSKAALSTQKTYPCDTYSLQLKDYQATYPRQKLSMCEVNGRGFKVNASPLQQQAQQNADRSVRREEGRASPMKTFREHTSEKTFMCRDSRKDFATTSGSLQHHVTPSVEESHGSSEGAVDSQTMRRHNKSCEFRDGEFLSDKSTLVQHQRIHAGERPYECSKCGIFFSHVTGLIQHQRVHSRGKPYECCECGKFFSQNSSLIKHQRVHSGESPHVCSDCGKFFSRSSNFIQHKRVHTGEKPYECSECGKFFSHRSNLIHHKRIHTGRSAHECRECGKSFNCNSSLIKHWRVHTGERSYKCNECGKFFRHIASLIQHQTVHTGERPFRCSECGKAFSRSSYLMKHQRVHTGERPYECNECGKLFSQSSSLKSHWRLHTGERPYQCSECGKFFNKSFSLNNHRRLHTGERPFECSECGKTFRQRSNLSQHQEVHKLDRPYECNECGKAFSRSSDLMKHQRVHTGERPYECNECGKLFSQSSSLNSHRRLHTGERPYQCSECGKFFNKSSSLINHQRLHTGERPFECSECGKTFRQRSNLSQHQEVHKPDRPYECNECGKAFSRRPTLIQHQKIHARERNIENVLPPCSTQHHTPERSSESRLYEELSDRC; from the exons CCTCTACTGtgatgtgatgctggagaactttGCACTCACAGCCTCACTGG GACTTACATCTTTCAGGTCCCACATAGTTGGCCAACTGAATATGGGGAAAGAGCCCTGGGTGCCTGACAGAGTGGATATGACAACGGCCATGGCAAGAGGGGCTTATGGCAGGCCTGGTTCTG ATCTTTGCCATGGAAGAGAGGGTGAGAAGCTACCTTCTGAACAAAGTGTCTCTGTAGAAGGAGTTTCACAGGACAGGAATTCCAAGGCAGCTCTATCTACCCAGAAGACCTACCCTTGTGACACGTATAGCCTACAGTTGAAAGACTACCAGGCAACATATCCCAGGCAGAAGCTATCTATGTGTGAGGTGAATGGAAGAGGGTTCAAGGTCAATGCAAGTCCTCTCCAGCAACAGGCACAGCAGAATGCAGACAGGTCTGTCAGAAGGGAGGAAGGCAGGGCCTCTCCTATGAAGACCTTCAGAGAACACACATCAGAGAAGACTTTCATGTGCAGGGACAGCAGGAAGGACTTTGCGACCACATCAGGCTCTCTGCAGCATCATGTCACTCCAAGTGTGGAGGAGTCACACGGGAGCAGTGAAGGTGCAGTGGATTCTCAAACTATGCGAAGACATAACAAGAGCTGTGAATTCAGGGACGGTGAATTTTTGAGTGACAAATCCACACTTGTtcagcaccagagaatccatGCTGGAGAAAGGCCTTATGAATGCAGCAAGTGTGGAATATTCTTTAGCCATGTTACCGGTCTCATTCAACACCAGAGGGTTCACAGCAGAGGAAAACCTTATGAGTGCTGCGAATGTGGCAAATTCTTTAGCCAAAACTCCAGTCTCATAAAGCATCAGAGAGTTCACAGCGGTGAAAGCCCTCATGTGTGCAGCGACTGTGGGAAATTTTTTAGCCGAAGTTCCAACTTTATTCAACATAAGAGggttcacactggagaaaagccatatgaATGCAGTGAATGTGGGAAATTCTTTAGCCATCGCTCCAACCTCATTCATCATAAGAGGATTCACACTGGTAGAAGTGCTCATGAATGCAGGGAATGTGGGAAATCCTTCAATTGCAACTCCAGCCTAATTAAACATTGGagagttcatactggagaaaGATCTTATAAGTGCAATGAATGTGGAAAATTCTTTAGACACATTGCTAGTCTCATTCAACACCAGACCGTTCACACTGGTGAACGACCTTTTAGGTGcagtgaatgtgggaaagccttcagccGAAGCTCTTACCTCATGAAACATCAGAGAGTTCACACTGGTGAACGGCCTTATGAGTGCAACGAATGTGGGAAATTGTTTAGCCAAAGCTCCAGTCTTAAGAGCCATTGGAGACTTCACACTGGTGAACGACCATATCAGTGTAGTGAATGTGGGAAATTCTTTAACAAAAGCTTCAGCCTCAATAACCACCGGAGGCTTCACACTGGTGAACGGCCTTTTGAGTGCAGTGAATGTGGGAAAACCTTCAGACAAAGGTCAAATCTGAGTCAGCACCAGGAAGTTCACAAACTAGACAGGCCTTATGAGTGtaatgaatgtgggaaagccttcagccGAAGCTCTGACCTCATGAAACATCAGAGAGTTCACACTGGTGAACGGCCTTATGAGTGCAACGAATGTGGGAAATTGTTTAGCCAAAGCTCCAGTCTTAATAGCCATCGGAGACTTCACACTGGTGAACGACCATATCAGTGTAGTGAATGTGGGAAATTCTTTAACAAAAGCTCCAGCCTCATTAACCACCAGAGGCTTCACACTGGTGAACGGCCTTTTGAGTGCAGTGAATGTGGGAAAACCTTCAGACAGAGGTCAAATCTGAGTCAGCACCAGGAAGTTCACAAACCAGACAGGCCTTATGAGTGTaatgaatgtggaaaagccttcagcCGAAGGCCCACCCTCATTCAGCATCAGAAAATTCACGCCAGAGAAAGGAATATAGAGAATGTACTCCCTCCTTGTTCAACACAACACCACACACCGGAGAGAAGCTCTGAGAGTAGGCTTTATGAGGAGCTCTCAGACAGATGTTGA
- the Znf792 gene encoding zinc finger protein 792 isoform X1, whose product MAVAALMDPGQGCVTFEDVTIYFSQEEWGLLDEAQRLLYCDVMLENFALTASLGLTSFRSHIVGQLNMGKEPWVPDRVDMTTAMARGAYGRPGSDLCHGREGEKLPSEQSVSVEGVSQDRNSKAALSTQKTYPCDTYSLQLKDYQATYPRQKLSMCEVNGRGFKVNASPLQQQAQQNADRSVRREEGRASPMKTFREHTSEKTFMCRDSRKDFATTSGSLQHHVTPSVEESHGSSEGAVDSQTMRRHNKSCEFRDGEFLSDKSTLVQHQRIHAGERPYECSKCGIFFSHVTGLIQHQRVHSRGKPYECCECGKFFSQNSSLIKHQRVHSGESPHVCSDCGKFFSRSSNFIQHKRVHTGEKPYECSECGKFFSHRSNLIHHKRIHTGRSAHECRECGKSFNCNSSLIKHWRVHTGERSYKCNECGKFFRHIASLIQHQTVHTGERPFRCSECGKAFSRSSYLMKHQRVHTGERPYECNECGKLFSQSSSLKSHWRLHTGERPYQCSECGKFFNKSFSLNNHRRLHTGERPFECSECGKTFRQRSNLSQHQEVHKLDRPYECNECGKAFSRSSDLMKHQRVHTGERPYECNECGKLFSQSSSLNSHRRLHTGERPYQCSECGKFFNKSSSLINHQRLHTGERPFECSECGKTFRQRSNLSQHQEVHKPDRPYECNECGKAFSRRPTLIQHQKIHARERNIENVLPPCSTQHHTPERSSESRLYEELSDRC is encoded by the exons CCTCTACTGtgatgtgatgctggagaactttGCACTCACAGCCTCACTGG GACTTACATCTTTCAGGTCCCACATAGTTGGCCAACTGAATATGGGGAAAGAGCCCTGGGTGCCTGACAGAGTGGATATGACAACGGCCATGGCAAGAGGGGCTTATGGCAGGCCTGGTTCTG ATCTTTGCCATGGAAGAGAGGGTGAGAAGCTACCTTCTGAACAAAGTGTCTCTGTAGAAGGAGTTTCACAGGACAGGAATTCCAAGGCAGCTCTATCTACCCAGAAGACCTACCCTTGTGACACGTATAGCCTACAGTTGAAAGACTACCAGGCAACATATCCCAGGCAGAAGCTATCTATGTGTGAGGTGAATGGAAGAGGGTTCAAGGTCAATGCAAGTCCTCTCCAGCAACAGGCACAGCAGAATGCAGACAGGTCTGTCAGAAGGGAGGAAGGCAGGGCCTCTCCTATGAAGACCTTCAGAGAACACACATCAGAGAAGACTTTCATGTGCAGGGACAGCAGGAAGGACTTTGCGACCACATCAGGCTCTCTGCAGCATCATGTCACTCCAAGTGTGGAGGAGTCACACGGGAGCAGTGAAGGTGCAGTGGATTCTCAAACTATGCGAAGACATAACAAGAGCTGTGAATTCAGGGACGGTGAATTTTTGAGTGACAAATCCACACTTGTtcagcaccagagaatccatGCTGGAGAAAGGCCTTATGAATGCAGCAAGTGTGGAATATTCTTTAGCCATGTTACCGGTCTCATTCAACACCAGAGGGTTCACAGCAGAGGAAAACCTTATGAGTGCTGCGAATGTGGCAAATTCTTTAGCCAAAACTCCAGTCTCATAAAGCATCAGAGAGTTCACAGCGGTGAAAGCCCTCATGTGTGCAGCGACTGTGGGAAATTTTTTAGCCGAAGTTCCAACTTTATTCAACATAAGAGggttcacactggagaaaagccatatgaATGCAGTGAATGTGGGAAATTCTTTAGCCATCGCTCCAACCTCATTCATCATAAGAGGATTCACACTGGTAGAAGTGCTCATGAATGCAGGGAATGTGGGAAATCCTTCAATTGCAACTCCAGCCTAATTAAACATTGGagagttcatactggagaaaGATCTTATAAGTGCAATGAATGTGGAAAATTCTTTAGACACATTGCTAGTCTCATTCAACACCAGACCGTTCACACTGGTGAACGACCTTTTAGGTGcagtgaatgtgggaaagccttcagccGAAGCTCTTACCTCATGAAACATCAGAGAGTTCACACTGGTGAACGGCCTTATGAGTGCAACGAATGTGGGAAATTGTTTAGCCAAAGCTCCAGTCTTAAGAGCCATTGGAGACTTCACACTGGTGAACGACCATATCAGTGTAGTGAATGTGGGAAATTCTTTAACAAAAGCTTCAGCCTCAATAACCACCGGAGGCTTCACACTGGTGAACGGCCTTTTGAGTGCAGTGAATGTGGGAAAACCTTCAGACAAAGGTCAAATCTGAGTCAGCACCAGGAAGTTCACAAACTAGACAGGCCTTATGAGTGtaatgaatgtgggaaagccttcagccGAAGCTCTGACCTCATGAAACATCAGAGAGTTCACACTGGTGAACGGCCTTATGAGTGCAACGAATGTGGGAAATTGTTTAGCCAAAGCTCCAGTCTTAATAGCCATCGGAGACTTCACACTGGTGAACGACCATATCAGTGTAGTGAATGTGGGAAATTCTTTAACAAAAGCTCCAGCCTCATTAACCACCAGAGGCTTCACACTGGTGAACGGCCTTTTGAGTGCAGTGAATGTGGGAAAACCTTCAGACAGAGGTCAAATCTGAGTCAGCACCAGGAAGTTCACAAACCAGACAGGCCTTATGAGTGTaatgaatgtggaaaagccttcagcCGAAGGCCCACCCTCATTCAGCATCAGAAAATTCACGCCAGAGAAAGGAATATAGAGAATGTACTCCCTCCTTGTTCAACACAACACCACACACCGGAGAGAAGCTCTGAGAGTAGGCTTTATGAGGAGCTCTCAGACAGATGTTGA
- the Znf792 gene encoding zinc finger protein 792 isoform X3, whose protein sequence is MAVAALMDPGQEEWGLLDEAQRLLYCDVMLENFALTASLGLTSFRSHIVGQLNMGKEPWVPDRVDMTTAMARGAYGRPGSDLCHGREGEKLPSEQSVSVEGVSQDRNSKAALSTQKTYPCDTYSLQLKDYQATYPRQKLSMCEVNGRGFKVNASPLQQQAQQNADRSVRREEGRASPMKTFREHTSEKTFMCRDSRKDFATTSGSLQHHVTPSVEESHGSSEGAVDSQTMRRHNKSCEFRDGEFLSDKSTLVQHQRIHAGERPYECSKCGIFFSHVTGLIQHQRVHSRGKPYECCECGKFFSQNSSLIKHQRVHSGESPHVCSDCGKFFSRSSNFIQHKRVHTGEKPYECSECGKFFSHRSNLIHHKRIHTGRSAHECRECGKSFNCNSSLIKHWRVHTGERSYKCNECGKFFRHIASLIQHQTVHTGERPFRCSECGKAFSRSSYLMKHQRVHTGERPYECNECGKLFSQSSSLKSHWRLHTGERPYQCSECGKFFNKSFSLNNHRRLHTGERPFECSECGKTFRQRSNLSQHQEVHKLDRPYECNECGKAFSRSSDLMKHQRVHTGERPYECNECGKLFSQSSSLNSHRRLHTGERPYQCSECGKFFNKSSSLINHQRLHTGERPFECSECGKTFRQRSNLSQHQEVHKPDRPYECNECGKAFSRRPTLIQHQKIHARERNIENVLPPCSTQHHTPERSSESRLYEELSDRC, encoded by the exons CCTCTACTGtgatgtgatgctggagaactttGCACTCACAGCCTCACTGG GACTTACATCTTTCAGGTCCCACATAGTTGGCCAACTGAATATGGGGAAAGAGCCCTGGGTGCCTGACAGAGTGGATATGACAACGGCCATGGCAAGAGGGGCTTATGGCAGGCCTGGTTCTG ATCTTTGCCATGGAAGAGAGGGTGAGAAGCTACCTTCTGAACAAAGTGTCTCTGTAGAAGGAGTTTCACAGGACAGGAATTCCAAGGCAGCTCTATCTACCCAGAAGACCTACCCTTGTGACACGTATAGCCTACAGTTGAAAGACTACCAGGCAACATATCCCAGGCAGAAGCTATCTATGTGTGAGGTGAATGGAAGAGGGTTCAAGGTCAATGCAAGTCCTCTCCAGCAACAGGCACAGCAGAATGCAGACAGGTCTGTCAGAAGGGAGGAAGGCAGGGCCTCTCCTATGAAGACCTTCAGAGAACACACATCAGAGAAGACTTTCATGTGCAGGGACAGCAGGAAGGACTTTGCGACCACATCAGGCTCTCTGCAGCATCATGTCACTCCAAGTGTGGAGGAGTCACACGGGAGCAGTGAAGGTGCAGTGGATTCTCAAACTATGCGAAGACATAACAAGAGCTGTGAATTCAGGGACGGTGAATTTTTGAGTGACAAATCCACACTTGTtcagcaccagagaatccatGCTGGAGAAAGGCCTTATGAATGCAGCAAGTGTGGAATATTCTTTAGCCATGTTACCGGTCTCATTCAACACCAGAGGGTTCACAGCAGAGGAAAACCTTATGAGTGCTGCGAATGTGGCAAATTCTTTAGCCAAAACTCCAGTCTCATAAAGCATCAGAGAGTTCACAGCGGTGAAAGCCCTCATGTGTGCAGCGACTGTGGGAAATTTTTTAGCCGAAGTTCCAACTTTATTCAACATAAGAGggttcacactggagaaaagccatatgaATGCAGTGAATGTGGGAAATTCTTTAGCCATCGCTCCAACCTCATTCATCATAAGAGGATTCACACTGGTAGAAGTGCTCATGAATGCAGGGAATGTGGGAAATCCTTCAATTGCAACTCCAGCCTAATTAAACATTGGagagttcatactggagaaaGATCTTATAAGTGCAATGAATGTGGAAAATTCTTTAGACACATTGCTAGTCTCATTCAACACCAGACCGTTCACACTGGTGAACGACCTTTTAGGTGcagtgaatgtgggaaagccttcagccGAAGCTCTTACCTCATGAAACATCAGAGAGTTCACACTGGTGAACGGCCTTATGAGTGCAACGAATGTGGGAAATTGTTTAGCCAAAGCTCCAGTCTTAAGAGCCATTGGAGACTTCACACTGGTGAACGACCATATCAGTGTAGTGAATGTGGGAAATTCTTTAACAAAAGCTTCAGCCTCAATAACCACCGGAGGCTTCACACTGGTGAACGGCCTTTTGAGTGCAGTGAATGTGGGAAAACCTTCAGACAAAGGTCAAATCTGAGTCAGCACCAGGAAGTTCACAAACTAGACAGGCCTTATGAGTGtaatgaatgtgggaaagccttcagccGAAGCTCTGACCTCATGAAACATCAGAGAGTTCACACTGGTGAACGGCCTTATGAGTGCAACGAATGTGGGAAATTGTTTAGCCAAAGCTCCAGTCTTAATAGCCATCGGAGACTTCACACTGGTGAACGACCATATCAGTGTAGTGAATGTGGGAAATTCTTTAACAAAAGCTCCAGCCTCATTAACCACCAGAGGCTTCACACTGGTGAACGGCCTTTTGAGTGCAGTGAATGTGGGAAAACCTTCAGACAGAGGTCAAATCTGAGTCAGCACCAGGAAGTTCACAAACCAGACAGGCCTTATGAGTGTaatgaatgtggaaaagccttcagcCGAAGGCCCACCCTCATTCAGCATCAGAAAATTCACGCCAGAGAAAGGAATATAGAGAATGTACTCCCTCCTTGTTCAACACAACACCACACACCGGAGAGAAGCTCTGAGAGTAGGCTTTATGAGGAGCTCTCAGACAGATGTTGA
- the Znf30 gene encoding LOW QUALITY PROTEIN: zinc finger protein 30 (The sequence of the model RefSeq protein was modified relative to this genomic sequence to represent the inferred CDS: inserted 2 bases in 1 codon), with translation MHQRLHVGEKSYERKECEKSFSPFSYLIQHQKTHIVEKPYECKECGKTFIRESAFVKHGRSHTTEKTHECKECRRTFNSSHQFIVHQRIHIGKKLHECRACGKAFYSGSYLIQHQRIHNGEKPYECEKCGKVFTAYGKLIRHQNIHTGEKPFVCKECGKAFRLNSFLNAHQRIHAAVKPYKCKECGKTFSLASYLVQHERLHTGEKPYECKECGKAFTTFSYLVQHQRIHTGEKPYECKECGKAFATSSSLVQHQRIHTGEKPYECKECGKAFTVYGQLTRHQSTHTGEKPFECKECGKAFRLSSFLNAHQRIHAAVKPYECKECGKAFSRASYLIQHERLHTGEKPYECKECGKAFSSSSYLIKHQRIHTGEKPYECNRCGKTFTAYAQLVGHQSVHTGEKPFECKECGKAFRLSSFLNAHQRFHAGVKPYECKECGKAFSRASYLVQHQRIHTGEKPYECKECGKAYSTGSYLVQHQRIHAVEKPFKCNECGKVLISHHQLTVHQRVHTGEKPYECKECGKAFRVHVHLTQHQKIHIDMKPYECKECGKTFSRASYLIQHERTHTGEKPFECKECGKAFSTFSYLVQHQRIHTGEKPYECKECGKAFATSSSLVKHKRIHTGEKPYECRECGKAFAVYGHLTRHQSVHTGEKPFECKECGKAFRLNSFLTEHHRIHTGEKPXFNVKNVGRPLGIVQPLKHIRESIWMYNPKNFRNMGIFFFLFSFLFFFFFFFWYWELNSGTLHH, from the exons ATGCATCAGAGATTGCACGTTGGTGAGAAATCCTATGAACGTAAGGAATGTGAGAAGAGCTTTAGTCCTTTTTCATACCTTATTCAACATCAAAAAACTCACATTGttgagaaaccctatgaatgtaaggaatgtgggaagacTTTCATTAGGGAATCAGCCTTTGTTAAACATGGGAGAAGTCACACTACTGAGAAAACTCATGAATGtaaggaatgcagaaggacttttaacaGTAGCCATCAATTTATTGTACATCAGCGTATCCATATTGGTAAGAAACTGCATGAATGTAGGGCATGTGGAAAGGCTTTTTATAGTGGCTCATATCTTATTCAACATCAAAGAATCCATAATggtgagaaaccctatgaatgtgaGAAATGTGGGAAAGTTTTTACAGCATATGGAAAACTTATTAGGCATCAGAATATTCATACTGGTGAAAAACCTTTCGTATGTAAGGAGTGTGGAAAGGCCTTTAGGCTTAATTCTTTTCTTAATGCACATCAGCGAATTCATGCAGCCGTAAAACCCTATAagtgtaaggaatgtgggaaaacgTTTAGTCTTGCCTCATATCTTGTTCAACATGAAAGACTTCATACTGGTgagaagccctatgagtgtaaggaatgtgggaaggccTTTACTACCTTTTCATACCTTGTTCAACATCAGCGAATTCATACTGGTGAAAAACCTtatgaatgtaaagaatgtgggaagGCCTTTGCTACTAGCTCATCCCTTGTTCAGCATCAGCGAATTCATACTGGTgaaaaaccctatgaatgtaaggaatgtggaaaGGCCTTTACTGTGTATGGACAACTTACTCGACATCAAAGTACTCATACTGGTGAGAAACCCTTTGAATGTAAGGAGTGTGGAAAGGCCTTTAGGCTTAGTTCTTTTCTTAATGCACATCAGCGAATTCATGCAGCAGTAAAGCCCTATgagtgtaaggaatgtgggaaagcctttagtCGTGCCTCATATCTTATTCAACATGAAAGACTTCATACTGGTgagaagccctatgagtgtaaggaatgtgggaaggcaTTTAGTTCTAGCTCATACCTCATTAAACATCAAAGAATTCATACTggtgagaaaccctatgaatgtaacaGATGTGGGAAAACCTTTACTGCTTATGCTCAACTTGTTGGACATCAGAGTGTTCATACTGGTGAGAAACCCTttgaatgtaaggaatgtgggaaggccTTTAGGCTTAGCTCTTTTCTTAATGCACATCAGCGATTTCATGCAGGGGTAAAGCCCTATgagtgtaaggaatgtgggaaagcctttagtCGTGCCTCATATCTTGTTCAACATCAAAGAATTCATACTGGTGAGAAACCTTATGAGTGTAAGGAATGTGGCAAGGCCTATAGTACTGGCTCATACCTTGTTCAGCATCAGAGAATTCATGCTGTTGAAAAACCCTttaaatgtaatgaatgtggcAAGGTCTTGATTAGTCACCATCAACTTACTGTACATCAAAGGGTTCATACTggtgagaaaccctatgaatgtaaggaatgtggcaaGGCCTTTAGAGTGCATGTACATCTTACACAGCATCAGAAAATTCATATTGATatgaagccctatgaatgtaaggaatgtggaaaGACTTTTAGTCGGGCCTCGTACCTCATACAACATGAGAGAACTCATACTGGTGAGAAGCCCTTTgagtgtaaggaatgtgggaaggccTTTAGTACCTTTTCATACCTTGTTCAACATCAGCGAATTCATACTGGTGAAAAACCTtatgaatgtaaagaatgtggaaaggCCTTTGCTACTAGCTCATCCCTTGTTAAACATAagagaattcatactggtgaAAAACCCTATGAATGCAGAGAATGTGGAAAGGCCTTTGCTGTGTATGGACACCTTACTCGACATCAAAGTGTTCATACTGGTGAGAAACCCTTTGAATGTAAGGAGTGTGGAAAGGCCTTTAGACTGAATTCATTTCTTACTGAACATCACAGGATACATACTGGTGAGAAGCC TTTCAATGTAAAAAATGTGGGAAGGCCTTTAGGCATAGTTCAGCCCTTAAAGCACATCAGAGAAAGCATATGGATGTACAACCCTAAGAATTTCAGAAATATgggtatatttttctttcttttttcttttcttttttttttttttttttttttttggtactgggaattgaactcggggaccctccatcactga